The proteins below come from a single Lactobacillus johnsonii genomic window:
- a CDS encoding acetate/propionate family kinase: protein MKKVLAINSGSSSFKYKLFSFPNEKVIASGMADRVGKENAVFKIKLSNGQEYIKNLPIHNQEEAVKLLIEDLKKFHVVEDLREISGVGHRVVNGGEIFKESVHVKEKELQEIFDLGELAPLHNIPEANGIKAFMRIIPNVPQVAVFDTSYHQTLDQIHYLYSIPYEYYQKYGIRKYGAHGISISYVAQRAAKMLNKNPNLVNLIVCHLGSGASVTAVKNEKSYDTSMGISPLTGVTMGTRSGNFDPAALQRLMHKTGMNIDEAVKVLNYKSGLLGISGVSSDMRDLIESKDKRATLARKIFINRVVRYVGAYAAELNGVDAIIFTAGIGEHDPGIRAGVMASLKYLGLDPDFKANRTDGEKFISKPNSKVKAMIVPTNEELMIAREVVRVLQ from the coding sequence ATGAAAAAAGTTCTGGCAATTAATTCTGGAAGTTCGTCTTTCAAATATAAGTTATTTTCTTTCCCTAATGAGAAAGTAATTGCTTCGGGAATGGCCGATAGAGTAGGAAAAGAAAATGCTGTCTTTAAAATTAAGTTGAGTAATGGTCAAGAATATATAAAAAATCTGCCTATTCATAACCAAGAAGAGGCAGTTAAATTATTAATTGAAGATTTAAAAAAATTTCACGTAGTTGAAGATTTGCGAGAAATTAGTGGTGTTGGTCATAGAGTAGTAAATGGAGGAGAAATTTTCAAAGAATCAGTCCATGTTAAAGAAAAGGAATTACAAGAAATATTTGATCTTGGAGAACTGGCACCGTTGCATAATATTCCAGAAGCAAATGGTATTAAGGCATTTATGAGAATTATCCCTAATGTACCTCAAGTAGCAGTTTTTGATACTTCATATCATCAAACTTTAGATCAGATTCACTATCTTTACTCCATTCCTTATGAGTATTATCAAAAATACGGTATTAGAAAGTATGGTGCGCACGGAATTTCAATTTCCTATGTGGCACAACGTGCGGCAAAAATGCTTAATAAGAATCCTAACTTAGTTAATTTGATTGTTTGTCATTTAGGATCTGGGGCTTCTGTTACCGCAGTAAAAAATGAAAAATCTTATGATACTTCAATGGGAATTAGTCCACTTACTGGGGTAACAATGGGAACTAGAAGTGGTAACTTTGACCCAGCTGCCTTACAACGTTTAATGCATAAAACTGGAATGAATATCGATGAAGCTGTTAAAGTTTTGAACTATAAATCAGGATTATTGGGGATTTCAGGTGTATCTTCAGATATGAGAGATTTAATTGAGAGCAAAGATAAACGTGCAACGCTAGCTCGAAAGATATTTATTAATCGTGTAGTTAGGTATGTTGGTGCATATGCAGCTGAATTAAATGGTGTTGATGCAATTATATTTACTGCTGGAATTGGAGAACATGATCCTGGCATTAGAGCCGGAGTGATGGCATCATTAAAATATTTAGGACTAGATCCTGATTTTAAAGCTAATCGGACAGATGGAGAAAAGTTTATTTCTAAACCTAATTCAAAAGTAAAAGCAATGATTGTTCCTACTAACGAAGAATTAATGATTGCTCGTGAGGTAGTGCGAGTTTTGCAATAA